The Mytilus edulis chromosome 5, xbMytEdul2.2, whole genome shotgun sequence genomic interval cttcaaaatagtataatataaatGTCATTAGGTACGGATAGGAACTAAGTTTACTATATTCCCATAATAGATATGCTGACCTTGTTAAGAGAATGGCTCTTTTTGATAAGTTACTAGTTCGCAAAAACACAATTACTTAGAGTTAACATATCTCAAACACCACAGTATACTATTTAAACTGCATTTTCCAACTCATAGGCCAACCACAAAACACTaaacatgaatataaaatttatatgGAATCAATCACATATTCATGCAGCCTTCAACGATGCCTGCTATCCAAGATAAGAAGACTACTTCTCTCACTCCAGCTAGGCGTTTTTCACCCCGCTCGACGTCTTCGATAACACCATCTTGTATAAAGAAACCAATTGCTTATCCACGACTTGCCCCGCCGATATATAGAGGAACAACTAACGTTCAACCGTTGGGCATATTAACAAAGCTTGATTGGACGTCCCCATTACGAAAGTATCAAATTCCCGAGCTATATAACGGAGACGATGTGTCGGAAATTTCATCCTACACGACACCAACACAGAGCGAAAGATCCTCCCCTGAAAGAGACGACGGGACTGGGCCACGCAGATATAAAGCACGAAGATTACCACATAGAAAAGTTGGTAACTACTATAAGCAGTTAGTACAAAGGCGAGCGGTACGCCCTGGAACAAACCCAAGATATTATCCCTATTTAGATGTTGAATCTATTGCATCGAATGATGACCTCGTATCTAACGGTGAGTATCGTGATGACGACGACGACTACCAAGACTACCAAAGTGTCACTGATGGCGGGGATGGTGATTATTATTATGTCAATAGAGAAAGGTCTCCTTCTCCAATCGAATATATTCCCTTTGGTCCACGCAGTAAAATGAATTTTGATAGTGATGATTATAAATGTCAAGTTCCAAGTATGACCGATTATGCTGTATCACATTATCATCCGTCCAAAAAGGAACCAGATTTTGATCCGGACAAATCCCGAATAAAAGACGACCTTGTATTTCACGACGTGGTCGCACATACAGCACACAAGGCTCGCGAAGCATTAAAACACGTAGATTTAGATCAGTATGATAATGCTAGTTTGGTAATAAGCGTCGAAGGTGAATATAAAGATCCCATTAAAGGAGAAAATATGGGATTTCACTACATAGCACGTCCACTTACACTAAAGGGTCCAATGCTTGCCGGTCCGGCCACATATGCATCAACTGCATCTGATTCTGCATTCAGTAGGTATATGGATGACTCGAGAGCATTCAGAGCAGAAGTAAGAAATAGACTTGAGACTGGTTATAAAACCTTAAGCGAAATTACATCAAAATATAAGGGTCATTCATATCCCATCATTACATCGTCTCATAGAAATTTTTCACGTGCTTTATCGCCGGTACGAGGTTCGTCATATATTCCTAGATTTTCATCACCTGTGCGATATTCATCTGAGTCTTTACCAATCAGTAATCTCCGAAAACGCCTAGAGGACATTGAAAACAGATTTAAAGCAAGCGGGTATGGAAAACGCCTAGACACGGACATAACTGATTCATTAGTGGTATTCCCTGTATCACAAAAAGAAGGCATGAAGGCTCTCAATGACCACTTACCTGGTCACGCTAACACCGTGGAACTGTATCAAGGAAGTGCAAAAGGCACGGAACTGTCAACTTTGGAAAAAATCAACATCAAGGTAACTGGGAATGACCAGACCATTGCCTTGTTTATACCATTTATATTTGCATTTCTAACTAGAAATAGTATAAAGCACGATGTGTATAATATTCAGGTTTTGAGTGTTTTTACTCCACCTTTTTTTCATAGAGCACGCATAACCTCGAATGAGTTACCAAATCTCCCAGATAGTTTTAAAGTATAACCTCGTATGAGTTCCAAATTACCTAGAGAGTTCCCTAGAACGTTGGCGGACCTTATTTTAATTCCCTTTATCttttaacacatatatatatatgttagtacCAAAATATTCTCATAAAGAGTAATGAGTTCATCTTTCGAATTTGAATTCATTGTGTTCTTTTTGGCGAAAAATTTctaaaatgtatcaaaaatatttgttaaaattagaATATGGAGTAGTCGATCTGAATGTATGTCTAACTAGTTTTGTTTCGTGCTGCTTATTCTAATTCGAACAGAAGGTTGCTTGAATAAGCAAAATCTATAAACGCCCATGAGAATGAACATATTTCGGTTTATTTTCACTGAAAGAACGGTTGACTGGGTCCGTGTTTCAAAACCTGCCATAAATGTGTACaaaaaatcattgattttacGGTAAGGTATATTTTTTCAGTATCTGAATGCTACCATGGTTactagtattttttatttttccctCCTTTGGTAACAGGTTGACACAGAGACATATGTATCACCTAGATCTTCAGTGACTTCAAACCGGGTACGTGCAACATCGGTTGTCGCCAGACCCGCGCCACTGACAAGCCGAGCTGTATCCTGCCCTCCTACTTCCCGACGTTCCAACCAGGTAGTTGTAATTCTAAATAGGCCTGCTTTTCAAGGACGCTCCCGTGTCTTCTATGCCAAGTCACGAGCCCCGGCTGTAAGGGAGCAGTCAATGCCACCGATTAATTTCGCCCGAAATATAGTTATTTCCCCTATGGAAGAACTAAGAGGACGAGTTGCTGCCAGAAGAGTCATCAATACAGCTACTGGTTCATTTTTGCTTCCAAAGTACCAACCTTACCAGTCAATGTACCAGCCTTATATATCAAGTTATCGACCTACGTACATGCGTCGGTACCTTGCTACTTTAAAAGATGTTATACCAGGCAGATACCCAAGCGAGGGCCTCTCATCATCTTTAAAACGCAAAAAATATAGAaaggtgataaaaaaaaatattttcacctgCATTCGATTGTTTTTTGgaattattgttatatttgtcAACGTAAATTCATCAATATTAAAAGGGTGGACTTGACTTGTAAGTTTGTTATGGAGCAAGTCAAACCAGCCTTTTCCAGAACTGCAGACCCATTCAGCCGTGGCTTTCTGGCTTTTTTGTGTTGAGCAATTCCTTGTTGTCATGtgaattcaattttaaaaagtaataatttCTGTCTTTTGTCAAATGCTTTAAACGTATTGCTACAGTTGATTCTCATGGGAAAGACATGCGCGCGTGTTTTGCATTGCTTATTCAAGCCAACTAACTCACCCTGTTAGATTCTTCATTTTCAGATAAGCATGCGTGTTGTCACTGCTGAAAAAAGCAAAGCATGATGGGATTACTGCTGAACATGACATTGCTGTTATATTTTGGTATGGCATGATAATTTTGTTGCATGTAATTTTTATTCTTCTATCTGTCTCTTTCACTTATTtgaatttcaaacatttaaatcaaAGAAAAGGGAATAAATCTGAAGTTTTAAAAGTGATTAATTGTCATTGGTATTACTTGTCATTGATATTCAAGTATAACCTCATATATCGAAAATTATTCAATTATAATCTCAAATATATAGTATTACTCAAgtattatttgtttatcttttaatgGAGTAAAAGCAATAATTAtgtattttaatttgataattatttacaaagATGTTTTTTTCGACAGGATAAGATAAATGTTtcaaggatgttcgctactcgaATCTTGTAACTGTGCTGGTTTTACGTTATCAAAGCATTTTAATAAGTTTTAAATGATCCctatataatttaaatcaaaatgaatataacatatagatcagtttttttttaaattaatattgtatAATTTATCATTTCAATATCAGGATAAAcgtaaaatataatatatcaatagACATTACTTGCAAAGTGTTATTTTTGAAAATGCGTTTGCATATAATAAAGAACACGACCTTTAATGTCATCGCTTAGTGTTTATCTTTTACGCGTAGAACATTAAATGAAGAATGTAAAGTTAGAGTAAGAACAATATGTAGCGAACATCTTAAACAGCAAAGAGACAGAAACACTTTCCTTCCTTGGTTATCTACCCTTACCCTCATAATTATATCATTATAAACAGGCTGCACTTGTCGGAAATAAAGTCGAGATTTCAACCCCACACCGAAGAAGGCCAAAGTCCAACTACGCTGCTAATAAAATGAGGGAGCTGAAAAGAGAGGAACGTGAATATGAGGTAAATTAGTGTCCCGTTTTTAAACAACGAAAAAGACAATAATTTCAGATATAAATGATTCTACCTAAAaacccattttcattttcatggaATTTTCCTTAACTCATGTTTGAACAGAAGTTGTCTTTACACGCAAGGCAGTTCAATGCCTGTCAATTATTCCTATCTTCCCTATCGTCATGATATAGCCTTATGAGGTGCGAGAAATTTAAAATTCCCAGGTTTGAGGGTGTTAAAATGACCTCAAATAAAGATTAaggccactttttttttaaatttccaaatcATTTGGACAAGTTTCCATCTCCTCTTCCCTTTACCAGTATATACAACTGTCTAGTGTTTTATTCCAATCCTTAATTCCAATATTAGCATCATATTTTATATAGAAGATAGTTCTAGAAAAGAGTGATTATATTAGACTTTTCGAGTTTTTCTCTATACTGCATGTAGAACTTTTACTGCTACACTGTGTCTCATGTTTCTAATCAAAATTGTTCACTGTTTAGCAGAAGTTGTGCGTCATTGATTTTGAATGGTACAAGAAAAATACTTTTCTACGATAGGAGTTAAAGAAAAACATGCTGGATCAGATTGAATGcgtataaaaattattatatcatcatattttatttaacaaaccttagtctttgaaaacaaaaatctgaatTTTACGAATTTCAAGAAAGTACTCATATCATGCAAGCTGAGTtccaattatttttaaaataaaaaatgcatttattaaggGTTTTAAAACCCATAATGAATGGTATGTCAATATTCTTGTAATAAGTTTTGGATATTTTGATCCCCAGTgaataaaggtaatatctttcAGACTTTATTGATCGTTTCTAAGCGACTAGATCATGGCTGATATGTTACGTGTATCGAAATATGACATATGTAACTTTTATACTttatgaaatataacaaataaagtaTTCTGAATATAGAGGTACAAATGTTTATACTGGAGGTGAATATCGCAAAATTTCAATAATAAGACATTGAATAATATTTTCTCGTCACCCTATCCAATATCAAACAATATATTTGGTTACGCGATGCCAACTTTTGCATTTACTGGGAATTTTTCAGACTgcacacaaaatttaaaaaaagcctTCTCAGTAAACgattaaaaatcaataaacgaAAATTACAGTGCAGCAACATATCTGCTTTTCCAAAGTTGTAGAAAGGATTTCGATAAAAACATAGAAATTTGATTTTTGGAAGATCTACGTAAACGatctatttatacttttatttttcagatatttaatttataacttCGAGAGTATACACGTTTGTTATATATCGTTTTGCGGTATTCATATACAGTTTCACTTTCTATAGATGCAAAAGTTACCTTTTTAATAATATAACTGAAATGGAATTATCTTTTGTGGTATTTTAATTCAGTATTCCATTTAACAGATATTCAACAGGGCGTAGAACATTTTAgcgaaaattttaaacattttttttggccATTTGTAAAATCGTTTAATgtttttgatcttttgattttgccattttgtttagggactttccgttttgaattttccttggagttcggtattttcgttattttactttttaatcgaTTCCGATTTATTTTTGATAGTCCGTAGTTACAGGGTATAATCTTACTTAAATTGGTTTGGTTTAACATGGGCACCAAtgatgttaaaacaaataaaaagaagattCAAGGACGAATCCCTTCATCGAATCGACATCGACACAGATTATAAAGGCTAAGAAATGCAATACGATTAGGAGAAGGAACAGTTCTTAATTTAATTATATGGTCAATATTTTGTAGAAAATTAGTAAAGATTCCATTATGTACAATCAATTAAATATACATTCCCAAATAGAACCGTTTTGTAATTATTGGTACCTAaaacttattatttaaaatacataATTGATTTTAATGTACTTAGATTTCTTGTATTTAGATTAATAAAACAATCTCATATTGTCTAGTTTTGACATTGCAATTGGTCATTCTACTATTTTATATTGTAAATGGATAAACAACGCTAATATGGTCTTTCATCATTTGATTGTTTTTTCTAAAATCGGTTAAAAATGTCaccaagttgtcttatttttccGCGAAAAAAGTTCTACCAATTCGCTTAAATGTTCTCTGCCGATTTGACAACCATTTACTTATCAAGCAATCTTCTCAATACAaagttttttatttcaaatatcagGCATTAAATTCATCAAATTAATTGAGAAGTGACCCCTGTGTCtgagaatattttatttgtaacacATCGCAATCGCAGTATTTTACtcattttaattaaaaacggCCCCATTTGTAacttcaaaatttttaaatataccaGATAAATACACTCCCGATAGTCGAGAACACAAGGTGTCTAGcgatttgaaatgtaaataagcAAAACTACTCTTTTTCGTTGTTatttaaaatcagaaaacaataaTCTGAAAAACCacatttttattccaaatttcaGAAAAGTTAACGAatcatataaatttattattttgtaaacatccatgacaaaagtttgaaatttatgactgttttttttactgatttcaaAAATAGATAGGGAATCCGTTCCTTGGtcatttgaataaaatacaaCTCCAAACTCAAAACGTTTAAATATCTtctaaatcaaacaaaataacaatcatttgctaatttgtttttttttttatggttcgATGTTTTATTTTGCAACTCTGAAATGTAGACAGTTCCAAAAATTAAGGTTCTAACTCACTAAGATAAATATGGCCTTAGTTGCAAGTGGCTATTATAAGTATGTCTAGGGCGACATATCTCCCAATGTTTCTGCGTATATTtttcatgatgtgtacatttggaTGTTCATGATAAAGGTAAAACCAGAAAATTTTAAAGAGAAACAGAATTGTGTTTCATTCGCTAGTAATACATCTATGTgtttataaaatactttaaaagagACCAGTGTAGCATGAAAAAGTAATAGCATTGCCCTTTAGTGTACATATTAACTGGAGGAGGAATTTTTCAGGTAGAAGCTATTCCAACACAAATCACAACAGGATTAAAAGCTACTACAGTGTCAGTGAGTATTGAATCAGTGTCATTGCAGTTCAAACGATTCAAGTcagaattttacaaatttattggAGTTTTTATTAATGAAGATAACTTATTTaccttatatttttatatttttttgtagctTAGATTTTCCCTATATTTATGTTGCAGATGATTTCTGTCTTATATCGAGCACCAGTAAATCGATTtctattaaacatttaaaattgatattattatgtttcttaaagtaaAGATTAATTCCAAAGCTTAAAggtaaaatgcttatttttgacgaaaatttgtaattttctgacaaataatctgtttttagttttttctatgttttttcatcaTCATTTTCATCTAAGTGTAATCATTATAAAAACGAAAGCACTTGTTTCTGACTATCAGCATGGCTTTATGCGTTTAACGGCTTTTGGCAATGCAATATGTTGCCAAACCCATGAGATGCGCTTGTTTACAATGCAATTGTCTTTCCACATGACCCTGTTAAATGACACGGGGGCAAATACATATTATCATATATCTTGTCGTGTTTGCTTGCCGCATGTGATTTGTTTATTGAAGAAGAATTGATGCGCAACAAGTGGCAGTCAATACCTTTAAATCCAAATGTTTCAGCCACTCTACGGTGGAAAGTCGCACTGGGATGAAGAGGGCCACGTTACAAAACCAAAAAACCTCATGTCATGGAAGGTTTGTAcaagttttattttaaacattttgtttatcttCTTGCAGAGTAGTTTGCTTTGAagcttcttcttttttataaaggtACCCTAGTTATTAAAACATGttgttttgaacagcggtatgctactgttgcctttaactACATTTACACTCTTCTGTTTTTCAATGAGTTATTATGAGACGATTTCTTGAAAAAAAGCTGttacatttttttcaacttttattcaACATTACCGGGTACctttatgaaaattaataaaatgccTTGTAGTTAAGGGTTATTTAGTGACATATGTTTTAGTACTATCAATATTAAAGATATAAGAGATTTAATAGTTTGAACCTGTAGAATTtaacatgtttcataaaaaacCCTTATCCGTTTAAACGACAGCTTGTTAGATGCTTAGCTTGTATATCCTTTATGCTCATTGTATATGTTTTCCTTTTCTAAATGCCTTGAAAAGATAAAGTTTTGTTAAATCAGAGGTAAGGATGCTGCTGTTAAATATCGATTAGTTTAAACATTACGTCTTCTTATGATTGTAAGTTTCTTTCTAAGATTCGGTTAAGAGATCTACGATTGAGAAAACTACCCCTTCTATTGTCGATACTAGCCAGTTTGATATTTTTAACGTTATGAAATTGACGTTTTTACGATCTAGAAACACATacacatatgttttattttaatctaCTAAACAGGAAGAcatatacaatttaaaattaaTCTCCTTTCTGTATCTTTTCAAACTCCACAGGAGTTTTCTTCTCTACGTAATGAGCATGCCATTTAAACATTAACAGTAAAAGTGGTAGCAATccttaaagaaaaacaaatttatattttatttcttcattttttaatcTAAGAGGTACTTCCGTATGTTTTATTGCTAAAACCGATCTTATATTTAAATagtagtatttaatttttaaaaagtttttttttataatcctggtaactatttataaatcaaatcaaaatactCGCGCAAACACAATAATAATAAACATGACATgtagataaaaagaaaagaagTGGTATAATTGGCAATAATACAACTGTCCACCAGACACTAAATGACACAGACGTAaccaactataggttaccgttcGGTacgccttcaacaataagcatatCCAATAACACATAATGTATGAAATTCATCAAATTAGTAGGTGTTAATAACGTATTTAAAGCATAAATTCGTTCTGAGTTCTGAGGCTGTGTAACATTTGGATATGCAACACTCTACCAAAGCTTTGACATCTGCAGCACACTATAAGAGAGGACAAACCACACTGAGATATTACAAATGATACACCAAACGTTTTTCTTTCGGATTTGCGGCCCTAAAATTTTCTGTGTGACATATCTATTTCGATTCAACATTTGTCGCTATGTATATAAACAAGTCCTTAAATCCCTTAGTAATCATACCCAATTAAAGTCCTAATTAAAATAATAGTCAATAATTAATTAACAGATTTTATACCGAGTGGTGGTGTGTGCATGATCCAAATTTCTTAtagtaataaattttatttacttattcttTCTTCCGAAATTTTATCCAAAAGTTATTATGTGTGCATTGTGatagaaacaaaaacaattaatgttttatttttttcattttttgagtTTCCTAAGGactatttctttttaattattagtGTTTCAGTAAATATACTAAATAACGatcaatatttttctataaagatAACATCAAAATTGAAATTGACTTAAAGTAACTACATGCACAGCTTTAAACACACAAGGCATGATAGTATGATCCAGCTTTGTTCAATGTTTCCAGTATCGCATTGAATCCCGTGTTCCTCCTGGTGATTACTTTTTCCCCATAAAGACGATAGGTCATGTACGAGAAAAGCTTCTTCACGTTAAGGAACAGATGGACCGCCATAAACAACTTATGGATAGATATCTACCTAATGAGGACACAGATACTgatgtaaaaacaaaaattatgaatatGTATGTAGATATGGAACAACATAATCCTTAGTAAGTTTTATGCATCAAAGTGAACTGATGCAGTCTCAGGTTTGGAGTGAAATGTAGCTAGAGCGAATGCTTGTGTGGTTTCTCGGATTTTGCTGCTTAGATAGCTGCATGTTTTGCTTTGAAGCTTGTAGACAAAGCTATTCCTCATTATGTTATTCATCAAATAAAGGGTAATTTTATGTTTGGTTTTAGGACAACAATGAGCGTTGCAAGAAGCGTGTCCGATTCAGGTAGACAGAGTGAACCCCTTAAACACAATACCATTGTCAGATGAATGCCCTCCTTTAAATTTAAACCGATGTGTTTTCATTCTGAAGTGGtaacaattatatttgttttaacaatttCCCTGAAGAAACCCTTTCTTACTTTTCTGTTTTATCCTGTTTTTCGTCAACTATTTTTAAGAGTTCATTTATTCCTAATTTCGttcttcataaattcaaaatatttttatcttaaattgataaaaaaaaaaaccttctctTAAATATCTATTATTTGTCCTTTGCATATTACTATCATTTGGAATGGTTAACATATGATAAAATGTTAGCACTATTGTAATTGCTAGTTAAATTCTGAGTTGTAGCGTAGATCTGAATGATTAGACTAGAATCTAAAGGGTAAAATAATGCAGTTAGTTAATTCTTTTTTGTTAGAGTAGCCattgttttaaacataaatatacctattttttttctttttttgcttaatattaaaagtttttatgAGTAAAATCATTTGGATATTTAAAAACCTTCAATTAATAAGACGATATATAAAGAAGGATTTTTCTTCTGTATAACAGATATTATAGTTTACCTCAATATTTCTGAagaatgtttttttcaaataaattataaCCATCAA includes:
- the LOC139523025 gene encoding uncharacterized protein isoform X3 — translated: MLFPGNSRWNKYLAGPSDRSSSSTNEMTVRRSRYSSVPPGYFASTKGHSALKRWSYAPQSRSALYEDTYIPEVIRPRSYYDTSREENDIRRGVNDELVYTSNLMDDTYDVAAKSRSRDQMLLRDAARALPSTMPAIQDKKTTSLTPARRFSPRSTSSITPSCIKKPIAYPRLAPPIYRGTTNVQPLGILTKLDWTSPLRKYQIPELYNGDDVSEISSYTTPTQSERSSPERDDGTGPRRYKARRLPHRKVGNYYKQLVQRRAVRPGTNPRYYPYLDVESIASNDDLVSNGEYRDDDDDYQDYQSVTDGGDGDYYYVNRERSPSPIEYIPFGPRSKMNFDSDDYKCQVPSMTDYAVSHYHPSKKEPDFDPDKSRIKDDLVFHDVVAHTAHKAREALKHVDLDQYDNASLVISVEGEYKDPIKGENMGFHYIARPLTLKGPMLAGPATYASTASDSAFSRYMDDSRAFRAEVRNRLETGYKTLSEITSKYKGHSYPIITSSHRNFSRALSPVRGSSYIPRFSSPVRYSSESLPISNLRKRLEDIENRFKASGYGKRLDTDITDSLVVFPVSQKEGMKALNDHLPGHANTVELYQGSAKGTELSTLEKINIKAALVGNKVEISTPHRRRPKSNYAANKMRELKREEREYEVEAIPTQITTGLKATTVSPLYGGKSHWDEEGHVTKPKNLMSWKYRIESRVPPGDYFFPIKTIGHVREKLLHVKEQMDRHKQLMDRYLPNEDTDTDVKTKIMNMYVDMEQHNPYLFRRREGLLTTKSCENSPPSSILRSPTPRRAASVRY
- the LOC139523025 gene encoding uncharacterized protein isoform X1, whose amino-acid sequence is MLFPGNSRWNKYLAGPSDRSSSSTNEMTVRRSRYSSVPPGYFASTKGHSALKRWSYAPQSRSALYEDTYIPEVIRPRSYYDTSREENDIRRGVNDELVYTSNLMDDTYDVAAKSRSRDQMLLRDAARALPSTMPAIQDKKTTSLTPARRFSPRSTSSITPSCIKKPIAYPRLAPPIYRGTTNVQPLGILTKLDWTSPLRKYQIPELYNGDDVSEISSYTTPTQSERSSPERDDGTGPRRYKARRLPHRKVGNYYKQLVQRRAVRPGTNPRYYPYLDVESIASNDDLVSNGEYRDDDDDYQDYQSVTDGGDGDYYYVNRERSPSPIEYIPFGPRSKMNFDSDDYKCQVPSMTDYAVSHYHPSKKEPDFDPDKSRIKDDLVFHDVVAHTAHKAREALKHVDLDQYDNASLVISVEGEYKDPIKGENMGFHYIARPLTLKGPMLAGPATYASTASDSAFSRYMDDSRAFRAEVRNRLETGYKTLSEITSKYKGHSYPIITSSHRNFSRALSPVRGSSYIPRFSSPVRYSSESLPISNLRKRLEDIENRFKASGYGKRLDTDITDSLVVFPVSQKEGMKALNDHLPGHANTVELYQGSAKGTELSTLEKINIKAALVGNKVEISTPHRRRPKSNYAANKMRELKREEREYEVEAIPTQITTGLKATTVSPLYGGKSHWDEEGHVTKPKNLMSWKYRIESRVPPGDYFFPIKTIGHVREKLLHVKEQMDRHKQLMDRYLPNEDTDTDVKTKIMNMYVDMEQHNPYLFRRREGLLTTKSCENSPPSSILRSPTPRRAASVQPTATLKPSDGYQPMSDVRRRVRRVICKNRGNPRFFKTD
- the LOC139523025 gene encoding uncharacterized protein isoform X2 — encoded protein: MTVRRSRYSSVPPGYFASTKGHSALKRWSYAPQSRSALYEDTYIPEVIRPRSYYDTSREENDIRRGVNDELVYTSNLMDDTYDVAAKSRSRDQMLLRDAARALPSTMPAIQDKKTTSLTPARRFSPRSTSSITPSCIKKPIAYPRLAPPIYRGTTNVQPLGILTKLDWTSPLRKYQIPELYNGDDVSEISSYTTPTQSERSSPERDDGTGPRRYKARRLPHRKVGNYYKQLVQRRAVRPGTNPRYYPYLDVESIASNDDLVSNGEYRDDDDDYQDYQSVTDGGDGDYYYVNRERSPSPIEYIPFGPRSKMNFDSDDYKCQVPSMTDYAVSHYHPSKKEPDFDPDKSRIKDDLVFHDVVAHTAHKAREALKHVDLDQYDNASLVISVEGEYKDPIKGENMGFHYIARPLTLKGPMLAGPATYASTASDSAFSRYMDDSRAFRAEVRNRLETGYKTLSEITSKYKGHSYPIITSSHRNFSRALSPVRGSSYIPRFSSPVRYSSESLPISNLRKRLEDIENRFKASGYGKRLDTDITDSLVVFPVSQKEGMKALNDHLPGHANTVELYQGSAKGTELSTLEKINIKAALVGNKVEISTPHRRRPKSNYAANKMRELKREEREYEVEAIPTQITTGLKATTVSPLYGGKSHWDEEGHVTKPKNLMSWKYRIESRVPPGDYFFPIKTIGHVREKLLHVKEQMDRHKQLMDRYLPNEDTDTDVKTKIMNMYVDMEQHNPYLFRRREGLLTTKSCENSPPSSILRSPTPRRAASVQPTATLKPSDGYQPMSDVRRRVRRVICKNRGNPRFFKTD
- the LOC139523025 gene encoding uncharacterized protein isoform X5, which produces MTVRRSRYSSVPPGYFASTKGHSALKRWSYAPQSRSALYEDTYIPEVIRPRSYYDTSREENDIRRGVNDELVYTSNLMDDTYDVAAKSRSRDQMLLRDAARALPSTMPAIQDKKTTSLTPARRFSPRSTSSITPSCIKKPIAYPRLAPPIYRGTTNVQPLGILTKLDWTSPLRKYQIPELYNGDDVSEISSYTTPTQSERSSPERDDGTGPRRYKARRLPHRKVGNYYKQLVQRRAVRPGTNPRYYPYLDVESIASNDDLVSNGEYRDDDDDYQDYQSVTDGGDGDYYYVNRERSPSPIEYIPFGPRSKMNFDSDDYKCQVPSMTDYAVSHYHPSKKEPDFDPDKSRIKDDLVFHDVVAHTAHKAREALKHVDLDQYDNASLVISVEGEYKDPIKGENMGFHYIARPLTLKGPMLAGPATYASTASDSAFSRYMDDSRAFRAEVRNRLETGYKTLSEITSKYKGHSYPIITSSHRNFSRALSPVRGSSYIPRFSSPVRYSSESLPISNLRKRLEDIENRFKASGYGKRLDTDITDSLVVFPVSQKEGMKALNDHLPGHANTVELYQGSAKGTELSTLEKINIKAALVGNKVEISTPHRRRPKSNYAANKMRELKREEREYEVEAIPTQITTGLKATTVSPLYGGKSHWDEEGHVTKPKNLMSWKYRIESRVPPGDYFFPIKTIGHVREKLLHVKEQMDRHKQLMDRYLPNEDTDTDVKTKIMNMYVDMEQHNP
- the LOC139523025 gene encoding uncharacterized protein isoform X4, producing MLFPGNSRWNKYLAGPSDRSSSSTNEMTVRRSRYSSVPPGYFASTKGHSALKRWSYAPQSRSALYEDTYIPEVIRPRSYYDTSREENDIRRGVNDELVYTSNLMDDTYDVAAKSRSRDQMLLRDAARALPSTMPAIQDKKTTSLTPARRFSPRSTSSITPSCIKKPIAYPRLAPPIYRGTTNVQPLGILTKLDWTSPLRKYQIPELYNGDDVSEISSYTTPTQSERSSPERDDGTGPRRYKARRLPHRKVGNYYKQLVQRRAVRPGTNPRYYPYLDVESIASNDDLVSNGEYRDDDDDYQDYQSVTDGGDGDYYYVNRERSPSPIEYIPFGPRSKMNFDSDDYKCQVPSMTDYAVSHYHPSKKEPDFDPDKSRIKDDLVFHDVVAHTAHKAREALKHVDLDQYDNASLVISVEGEYKDPIKGENMGFHYIARPLTLKGPMLAGPATYASTASDSAFSRYMDDSRAFRAEVRNRLETGYKTLSEITSKYKGHSYPIITSSHRNFSRALSPVRGSSYIPRFSSPVRYSSESLPISNLRKRLEDIENRFKASGYGKRLDTDITDSLVVFPVSQKEGMKALNDHLPGHANTVELYQGSAKGTELSTLEKINIKAALVGNKVEISTPHRRRPKSNYAANKMRELKREEREYEVEAIPTQITTGLKATTVSPLYGGKSHWDEEGHVTKPKNLMSWKYRIESRVPPGDYFFPIKTIGHVREKLLHVKEQMDRHKQLMDRYLPNEDTDTDVKTKIMNMYVDMEQHNP